In Hwangdonia lutea, a single window of DNA contains:
- a CDS encoding AAA family ATPase: protein MSDVAAVEQFVKRYKDLKTEIAKVIVGQDEVVNQILISIFSGGHSLLIGVPGLAKTLMVNTIAQALGLDFKRIQFTPDLMPSDILGSEILDEDRHFKFIKGPIFANIILADEINRTPPKTQAALLEAMQERAVTVAGHHYKLSLPYFVLATQNPIEQEGTYPLPEAQLDRFMFAINLNYPSFKEEVEVVKATTTDKQIKVNALFSAQEIIDFQQLIRRMPVADNVIEYAVSMVGKTRPNADTANDLVKNYIDWGAGPRASQNLILASKTHAAILGKFSPDMENVQAVAHSILRHRIIKNYKAEAEGISEEDIIKSLF, encoded by the coding sequence ATGTCGGATGTAGCTGCCGTAGAACAATTTGTAAAGCGATATAAAGATTTAAAAACCGAAATAGCCAAAGTAATCGTTGGGCAAGATGAGGTAGTAAATCAAATTTTAATTTCTATATTTTCTGGCGGCCACTCCCTACTTATCGGGGTTCCGGGTTTAGCAAAAACCTTAATGGTAAATACCATTGCCCAAGCTTTGGGGCTGGATTTTAAACGTATTCAATTCACCCCAGATTTAATGCCCAGTGATATTTTAGGGAGCGAAATTTTGGATGAAGACCGTCATTTTAAATTTATAAAAGGACCTATTTTCGCCAATATTATTTTAGCCGACGAGATTAATCGTACACCACCTAAAACCCAAGCTGCTCTATTGGAAGCTATGCAAGAACGGGCTGTTACCGTTGCGGGACATCATTATAAATTAAGTTTACCCTATTTTGTTTTAGCCACCCAAAACCCTATTGAGCAAGAAGGCACGTATCCGTTGCCAGAAGCACAATTGGACCGTTTTATGTTTGCCATCAATTTAAACTATCCATCTTTTAAGGAGGAAGTTGAGGTTGTAAAAGCAACCACAACCGATAAGCAAATAAAGGTAAATGCCTTGTTTTCTGCTCAGGAAATTATCGATTTTCAACAGCTCATCCGTCGTATGCCGGTAGCCGATAACGTTATTGAGTACGCCGTATCCATGGTTGGTAAAACAAGACCAAATGCGGATACTGCAAACGATTTGGTTAAAAATTACATCGATTGGGGTGCGGGCCCGCGAGCATCGCAAAACTTAATTTTGGCATCTAAAACACATGCTGCAATTCTCGGCAAATTTTCACCCGATATGGAGAATGTTCAAGCAGTGGCCCATAGTATTTTAAGACACCGTATTATTAAAAACTACAAAGCTGAAGCTGAAGGTATTTCTGAAGAAGACATTATTAAAAGCCTTTTTTAG
- a CDS encoding LUD domain-containing protein, protein MSLFRKIFGSKSDSTQEELKSNDRGKYMPEVKLPIDERFTINFKANGGKFLYCEDLNEIFQNLNNIIDENEWNTQKTLVLDKNLKDKFKNCNLQTTALISDAAFFLTTCENLIANDGSLLISSKQIYEKKLTELPVNFVVFATTSQIVENIGEGLRGIKSKSRQKIPTNITTIKHFKSNDDKDFLSYGSSAKNLYLLLLEDL, encoded by the coding sequence ATGAGTCTTTTTAGAAAAATTTTTGGTTCAAAATCTGACAGCACACAGGAAGAGCTAAAATCCAATGATAGAGGCAAATATATGCCCGAAGTAAAACTGCCAATAGACGAAAGGTTTACCATAAACTTTAAAGCTAATGGTGGCAAGTTTTTGTATTGCGAAGATTTAAACGAAATCTTTCAGAACTTAAATAATATCATTGATGAAAACGAATGGAACACCCAAAAAACGCTTGTATTAGACAAAAACTTAAAAGACAAATTCAAGAATTGTAATTTACAAACTACAGCATTAATTAGCGATGCTGCGTTTTTCCTAACCACTTGCGAAAACTTAATAGCAAACGATGGGTCTTTGTTAATTTCTTCAAAACAGATTTACGAAAAAAAACTTACCGAACTCCCCGTTAACTTTGTCGTTTTTGCAACAACAAGCCAAATTGTAGAAAATATAGGCGAAGGTTTACGTGGTATAAAATCTAAAAGTCGACAAAAAATTCCAACAAATATCACCACCATAAAACACTTTAAATCTAACGACGACAAAGATTTTTTAAGTTATGGTAGTAGTGCAAAAAACCTATATCTACTCCTTTTAGAAGACTTGTAA
- a CDS encoding acyl-CoA-binding protein, protein MSNDKLDIEFKDAVDRVNAHTEPFPADTLLKLYAYYKRATNDYGKPRSKKPIINAFKTNALFQTENISEDEAKQEYINLVNNYFLYRK, encoded by the coding sequence ATGAGTAATGATAAATTAGACATAGAATTTAAAGACGCGGTTGATCGAGTAAATGCCCATACGGAGCCTTTTCCGGCCGATACGCTTTTAAAGCTATACGCTTACTACAAACGAGCGACTAATGATTATGGGAAACCACGAAGCAAAAAACCTATTATAAATGCTTTTAAGACCAATGCGTTGTTTCAAACTGAAAACATTTCGGAAGACGAAGCCAAACAGGAATACATAAATTTGGTTAATAATTATTTTTTGTATCGAAAATAA
- a CDS encoding phosphatidylserine decarboxylase family protein, which translates to MFHKEGHKIIFVTLVIIVAAFLLVDSLITITWLRTLVLIILLGFFILILQFFRNPKRITGINDKQVVSPVDGKVVVIEEVFEKEYFNEKRLQVSVFMSPINVHVTRYPISGHVVFSKYHKGKYLVAWHPKASEENERTTVVVENETYGKVLYRQIAGALAKRIVNYAKPNDKVIQGADSGFIKFGSRVDLFLPLNTNIKVKLNQKVRGGESIIAEVDE; encoded by the coding sequence ATGTTTCATAAAGAAGGCCATAAAATTATATTTGTAACATTGGTTATTATTGTTGCCGCATTTTTATTAGTTGACAGTTTAATAACCATAACATGGCTCCGTACACTTGTATTGATTATACTGCTGGGTTTCTTTATTTTGATTCTTCAGTTTTTTAGAAACCCTAAACGAATTACCGGTATTAATGATAAGCAGGTGGTCTCACCTGTTGATGGGAAAGTGGTTGTTATTGAAGAGGTTTTTGAAAAAGAATACTTTAATGAAAAACGCCTTCAGGTTAGCGTATTTATGTCGCCAATAAATGTGCACGTAACGCGTTATCCTATTAGCGGACATGTGGTTTTTAGCAAATACCACAAGGGTAAATATTTAGTGGCGTGGCATCCAAAAGCGAGCGAAGAAAACGAACGTACAACGGTTGTTGTAGAAAACGAAACTTACGGAAAAGTGCTTTACAGGCAAATTGCCGGTGCTTTGGCGAAACGTATTGTTAATTATGCCAAACCAAACGATAAAGTGATACAAGGAGCAGATTCTGGATTTATAAAATTTGGGTCTAGAGTGGATTTGTTTTTACCATTAAATACCAATATTAAAGTAAAGCTTAACCAAAAAGTACGCGGCGGCGAAAGTATTATTGCAGAAGTTGATGAGTAA
- a CDS encoding aconitate hydratase — translation MAFDIDMIKGVYTKMAERVDKAREIVGKPLTLSEKILYSHLWDGNPTKAFTRGKDYVDFAPDRIACQDATAQMALLQFMQAGKSKVAVPTTVHCDHLIQAKEGAETDLKHANNVSSEVFNFLESVSNKYGIGFWKPGAGIIHQVVLENYAFPGGMMIGTDSHTVNAGGLGMVAIGVGGADAVDVMAGMAWELKFPKLIGVRLTGKLSGWTAPKDVILKVAEILTVKGGTGAIVEYFGPGATAMSCTGKGTICNMGAEIGATTSTFGYDESMERYLRATDRADVADAANAVKEHLTADAEVYANPENYFDQVIDINLSELGPLLNGPFTPDLSTNVGSEMTDKAKANDWPITVEWGLIGSCTNSSYEDLSRASSIAQQALDKGLKMKSELGINPGSEQVRYTAERDGILEVFENLDAKIFTNACGPCIGQWARYSDPKNAPKNSIVHSFNRNFAKRADGNPNTHAFVASPEITAAIAIAGRLDFNPLKDKLINENGEEVMFDEPTGWELPPKGFDVKDNGYLAPEADGSHVQVSVKDDSERLQLLTPFEPIGNSITGAKLLIKAFGKCTTDHISMAGPWLRFRGHLDNIANNTLIGAVNAFNKKTNFVKNQLTGDYGGVPDVQREYKKAGIKTIVVGDHNYGEGSSREHAAMQPRHLGVAAVIVKSFARIHETNLKKQGMLGLTFANESDYDLIKEDDTFNFIDLNEFAPGKQLTLEAVHADGSKDIIKLNHTYNDAQIEWYNYGSALNLIKKQNA, via the coding sequence ATGGCATTTGACATCGATATGATAAAAGGTGTATACACCAAAATGGCAGAACGTGTGGATAAAGCGCGCGAGATTGTGGGTAAACCATTAACATTGTCAGAAAAGATATTGTATTCCCATCTTTGGGACGGAAACCCTACAAAAGCGTTTACAAGAGGAAAGGATTATGTAGATTTTGCACCAGATAGAATCGCGTGTCAAGATGCAACCGCTCAAATGGCGTTATTGCAATTTATGCAAGCCGGAAAATCAAAGGTGGCGGTGCCTACAACGGTACATTGCGACCATTTAATTCAAGCCAAGGAAGGTGCCGAAACCGATTTAAAACATGCCAATAACGTAAGTAGCGAGGTTTTTAATTTTTTAGAATCCGTTTCAAATAAATACGGTATTGGTTTTTGGAAACCAGGTGCTGGAATTATTCACCAAGTTGTATTGGAAAATTATGCATTTCCAGGAGGTATGATGATTGGTACCGATTCGCACACCGTAAATGCCGGTGGATTAGGAATGGTAGCCATTGGTGTTGGTGGGGCAGATGCTGTAGACGTTATGGCTGGTATGGCTTGGGAACTTAAATTCCCGAAGCTTATAGGTGTAAGATTAACCGGAAAATTATCGGGTTGGACTGCACCAAAAGATGTCATTTTAAAAGTAGCAGAAATCCTCACGGTGAAAGGAGGAACTGGTGCTATTGTTGAATATTTCGGACCTGGAGCTACTGCGATGTCATGTACAGGAAAAGGTACTATTTGCAATATGGGTGCCGAAATAGGTGCTACCACATCTACATTTGGTTACGATGAATCGATGGAGCGTTATTTACGTGCTACAGATAGAGCTGATGTTGCCGATGCTGCAAACGCAGTAAAGGAGCATTTAACAGCCGATGCCGAAGTATATGCAAATCCAGAAAACTATTTTGATCAAGTTATCGATATTAATTTATCTGAATTGGGGCCTTTGTTAAACGGTCCTTTTACACCAGATTTATCAACAAATGTAGGTAGCGAAATGACCGATAAAGCGAAAGCTAACGATTGGCCAATTACTGTTGAATGGGGTTTAATAGGGTCTTGTACCAACTCGTCTTACGAAGATTTATCGCGTGCCTCATCTATTGCACAACAAGCTTTGGATAAAGGATTGAAAATGAAATCGGAACTGGGCATCAACCCAGGGTCTGAGCAAGTGCGTTACACCGCAGAACGCGATGGTATTTTAGAAGTGTTTGAAAACTTAGACGCTAAAATATTCACCAATGCTTGCGGCCCATGTATTGGACAATGGGCACGATATTCAGATCCTAAAAATGCACCAAAAAACAGTATCGTGCATTCTTTTAATAGAAACTTTGCGAAACGTGCCGACGGGAATCCAAACACCCATGCTTTTGTAGCCTCACCAGAAATTACGGCTGCTATCGCTATTGCAGGTCGATTGGATTTTAATCCGCTTAAAGACAAGTTGATTAATGAAAATGGAGAAGAAGTAATGTTCGACGAGCCAACAGGATGGGAACTGCCACCAAAAGGTTTCGATGTAAAGGACAATGGTTATTTAGCTCCTGAAGCAGACGGAAGTCATGTGCAAGTTTCGGTTAAAGACGACTCAGAGCGTCTACAATTATTAACACCTTTCGAGCCTATCGGAAACAGTATTACAGGTGCTAAATTATTAATAAAGGCTTTTGGCAAATGTACTACCGACCATATTTCTATGGCGGGGCCATGGTTGCGTTTCAGAGGGCATTTAGATAATATTGCAAACAACACCTTAATAGGGGCCGTAAATGCTTTTAATAAAAAAACAAACTTTGTTAAAAACCAACTAACAGGCGATTATGGTGGCGTTCCCGATGTACAGCGTGAATACAAAAAAGCGGGCATTAAAACTATTGTAGTTGGCGATCATAACTATGGCGAAGGTTCTTCCAGAGAGCATGCTGCCATGCAACCAAGACATTTAGGTGTTGCGGCTGTTATTGTTAAATCCTTTGCGCGTATCCACGAAACAAACCTTAAAAAACAAGGTATGTTGGGGTTAACCTTTGCTAACGAAAGCGATTACGATTTAATTAAAGAAGACGATACATTCAACTTTATAGATTTAAACGAATTTGCACCGGGAAAACAGTTAACATTAGAAGCCGTTCATGCCGATGGGTCTAAAGACATCATTAAGTTGAACCACACTTATAACGATGCCCAAATCGAGTGGTACAATTACGGTTCGGCACTTAATTTAATTAAGAAGCAAAACGCATAA
- a CDS encoding peptidylprolyl isomerase, whose product MKFTINLKHIFILSITLLTVNVMAAQEIIEDEVKETAKQTDTVKGNFEPVKVDGVAAVVGNYIVLESDLDKEYKQLEAQGVDIKVIKPCELFGKLLENKLYAHHAVQDSVQVSDAEIRQQVDYTIQQFLQQTGGSMEKLLEIHKKEDEKSYREEIFEIIKNNQLASRMQAKIVEDVDITPDEVRIFFNNIPKDERPIFGTELKVAQIVAEPKVSEEEKQKIIDRLKGFKADIIENGASFRSKAVLYSDDKESGRMGGRLGALNRNKPRMIKKFRDVAFSLQEGEISDPFETEFGFHIIYLEKIRGQEYDVSHILIMPKVSFDAVKEARERLEKVREKIVAGDITFAEAARESSDEKETKYDGGQLINPQTQDYNFELTRMDPELYAQIQNLKDNEISLVLREEDRTGKVKFKILTVTDRIDEHEADYARDYLKIKEQALNEKRVIAIEKWQKEKILDTYIKISGKHRDCDFSSNWLKQ is encoded by the coding sequence TTGAAATTTACAATTAATTTGAAGCATATATTTATTTTAAGCATAACCTTACTTACTGTAAATGTTATGGCTGCCCAAGAGATTATTGAAGATGAAGTTAAGGAAACCGCAAAACAAACAGATACAGTAAAAGGTAATTTTGAGCCCGTAAAAGTTGATGGTGTGGCCGCTGTTGTGGGCAATTATATTGTTTTGGAATCCGATTTAGATAAAGAATACAAGCAGTTGGAAGCGCAAGGTGTAGATATTAAAGTTATAAAGCCCTGCGAGTTATTTGGAAAACTTTTAGAGAATAAATTGTATGCGCATCATGCCGTTCAAGACAGCGTTCAGGTATCTGATGCCGAAATTCGCCAACAAGTAGATTATACCATTCAACAGTTTTTGCAACAAACGGGTGGTTCTATGGAAAAGCTTTTGGAAATCCACAAAAAAGAAGACGAAAAAAGCTATAGAGAAGAAATATTCGAGATTATAAAAAACAATCAATTGGCATCAAGAATGCAAGCCAAAATTGTTGAAGATGTTGATATTACGCCTGATGAGGTTAGAATATTTTTCAATAACATTCCAAAAGACGAAAGGCCCATTTTCGGCACAGAGTTAAAAGTGGCGCAAATTGTTGCAGAACCTAAAGTGTCGGAAGAAGAAAAACAAAAAATAATCGACCGTTTAAAAGGATTTAAGGCCGATATTATTGAAAACGGTGCTAGTTTTCGTTCTAAGGCAGTATTGTATTCAGATGATAAAGAATCGGGAAGAATGGGAGGTAGGTTAGGTGCTTTAAATAGAAATAAACCTCGAATGATAAAAAAGTTTAGAGATGTCGCCTTTTCATTGCAAGAGGGGGAAATCTCTGATCCTTTTGAAACTGAATTTGGGTTTCATATTATTTATCTTGAAAAAATTAGAGGGCAAGAATACGACGTTAGCCATATTTTAATAATGCCTAAAGTTTCTTTTGATGCCGTTAAAGAAGCTAGAGAACGTCTCGAAAAAGTAAGGGAAAAAATTGTTGCTGGCGATATTACTTTTGCTGAAGCCGCTAGAGAATCGAGCGACGAAAAAGAAACCAAATATGATGGTGGACAATTAATTAACCCGCAAACACAAGATTACAATTTTGAGTTGACCAGAATGGATCCCGAATTATACGCCCAAATTCAAAACTTAAAAGATAACGAGATTAGTTTGGTGCTACGAGAAGAAGACAGAACCGGCAAAGTGAAGTTTAAAATCTTAACCGTTACCGATAGAATAGATGAACACGAAGCAGATTACGCTCGCGATTATTTAAAAATAAAAGAGCAAGCCTTAAACGAAAAACGAGTTATTGCGATTGAAAAGTGGCAAAAAGAAAAAATATTGGATACATATATTAAAATTAGCGGAAAACATAGAGACTGCGATTTTTCTAGTAACTGGTTAAAACAATAA
- a CDS encoding phosphatidate cytidylyltransferase: MKETLIRAFSGLIYVLLLIGCLFNEHALIILFFVFGLICMGEFKKLIQLKSIIPYFVFVVLYLVFGYWQLVLNTNTGLDEATQILMVITIFVQLFLIKDLFSEKTIPLFSSKRYLLTTFYISSAFVFLILIANYHHTYNPNILLGAFILVWVNDSFAYLVGKNFGKQKLFKKISPKKTVEGFMGGLFFSCIASYFIATFTETLNFTHWLILSIIISVFGTIGDLIESKFKRQANVKDSGIIMPGHGGLLDRLDSIIFAAPFIYLFLRILQYVS, translated from the coding sequence ATGAAAGAAACTTTAATACGAGCCTTTTCTGGTTTGATTTACGTTTTATTGTTAATAGGCTGTTTATTTAACGAGCATGCATTAATCATTCTCTTTTTTGTTTTCGGTTTAATTTGCATGGGTGAGTTTAAAAAACTTATTCAGCTAAAAAGTATTATTCCTTACTTTGTCTTCGTTGTGCTTTACTTGGTATTTGGCTATTGGCAACTCGTTTTAAACACCAATACAGGCTTAGACGAAGCCACTCAAATCTTAATGGTCATCACCATTTTTGTGCAATTGTTTTTAATAAAAGACTTGTTTTCAGAAAAAACCATTCCATTATTTAGTTCCAAACGGTATCTTCTTACAACCTTTTATATTTCTAGCGCTTTTGTGTTTCTAATACTTATTGCCAATTACCATCACACGTACAACCCCAACATATTATTAGGGGCTTTTATTTTAGTTTGGGTGAACGACTCCTTTGCGTATCTCGTGGGTAAAAACTTTGGAAAACAGAAGCTGTTCAAGAAAATTTCACCAAAAAAAACCGTTGAAGGCTTTATGGGCGGTTTGTTTTTTTCCTGTATTGCAAGCTATTTTATTGCTACCTTTACAGAAACTTTAAACTTTACTCATTGGCTAATTTTAAGCATTATTATTAGCGTTTTTGGAACGATAGGCGATTTAATTGAATCGAAATTTAAACGACAAGCCAACGTAAAGGATAGTGGTATTATTATGCCCGGACATGGCGGATTGCTAGATAGGCTGGATAGTATTATTTTTGCTGCGCCATTTATATATTTATTTTTAAGAATTTTACAATATGTTTCATAA
- a CDS encoding LIC_10190 family membrane protein encodes MLFIFLSWIYIFITAKNLGILFTKIFKIKSCNPTILQVLGLFFYAIITSFFAFFIRIHIEYYVFILCLNILLTYSFREPIKAYWHTILLSFKKLKMPYKMLYLFLFIVILAQGSTKPYLIDNETYYIQTIKWINEFGFVKGLANVHMFLGQNSSWHILQAGFNFPFISNFYNDLNGYLFVIFSFLSVEKLSNYKEDIQDFGLGLILLFSLFFMQFVNAPSPDLAIFLITPYIFYLFIKKYKSICTTDFKIILSLVLFLCFVKVTMVVLSVLVIILFIKHYNILKRGIWSYSFLSMTVLGLFIAKNIVISGYLFYPISQIDIVNFDWKVPKELLKFYKLGTYLEGMSNIDVSQLSFFETVKVWLTLPKLDGLFNKAFVILLIVFPWVIYKNKDKSSLLIIYILAILQLILLWFTSPQYRFFFVFVAFLAIQLFVTFIQSKKVGLYMVSFAVILSAIPFFIPINLNAFTNNNFAMGLHTFQLKNIIIPEENSKTDTKFAKHVIDDFEFYSPSEDAFFWVTGDGDLPCVNKKQIEYMKYYFNYVPRKRTDNLKDGFKSIVVEKTIKN; translated from the coding sequence ATGCTATTCATTTTTTTAAGTTGGATTTACATTTTTATTACGGCTAAAAACCTTGGCATCCTATTTACAAAAATCTTTAAAATTAAAAGCTGCAACCCTACTATTCTTCAAGTTTTAGGGCTTTTCTTTTATGCAATAATTACGAGCTTTTTCGCCTTCTTCATAAGAATACACATTGAGTATTACGTGTTTATTTTATGCTTAAATATTTTACTTACCTATAGTTTCCGAGAACCTATTAAGGCCTATTGGCACACCATTTTACTTTCTTTTAAAAAGCTAAAGATGCCCTATAAAATGCTCTATCTGTTTCTTTTTATTGTCATTTTAGCACAAGGCAGCACCAAACCCTATTTAATTGATAATGAAACTTATTACATTCAAACTATAAAATGGATTAACGAATTTGGTTTTGTAAAAGGATTGGCCAATGTGCATATGTTTTTGGGGCAAAATTCGTCGTGGCACATCTTGCAAGCCGGATTTAACTTTCCCTTTATATCCAATTTTTATAATGATTTAAACGGTTATTTGTTTGTCATATTTAGTTTTTTGTCCGTTGAAAAATTAAGTAATTATAAAGAAGATATTCAAGATTTTGGTTTGGGATTGATACTCCTATTTTCACTTTTTTTCATGCAGTTTGTTAATGCGCCGTCACCGGATTTAGCTATCTTTTTAATAACACCCTATATTTTTTATCTCTTCATTAAAAAGTATAAAAGTATCTGCACAACCGATTTTAAAATCATTTTAAGTTTAGTGCTTTTCTTGTGCTTTGTTAAAGTGACCATGGTGGTTTTATCGGTTTTAGTTATAATACTTTTCATAAAGCATTATAACATTTTAAAAAGAGGCATATGGTCGTATTCGTTTTTAAGCATGACTGTTTTAGGACTCTTTATCGCCAAAAACATTGTTATTTCCGGCTATTTATTTTACCCGATTTCACAAATAGATATTGTTAATTTTGATTGGAAAGTTCCCAAAGAACTTTTAAAATTTTACAAATTAGGCACCTATTTAGAAGGCATGAGTAATATTGATGTGTCGCAATTAAGTTTTTTTGAAACAGTAAAAGTGTGGCTAACCTTACCTAAATTGGATGGTTTGTTTAACAAAGCTTTTGTGATTTTGTTAATTGTGTTTCCGTGGGTGATTTATAAAAATAAAGATAAATCGAGCTTGTTAATAATCTATATTTTAGCCATTTTACAACTGATTTTATTATGGTTTACCTCGCCTCAATACCGATTCTTTTTCGTGTTTGTTGCCTTTTTAGCCATTCAATTGTTTGTAACATTCATACAGAGCAAAAAAGTAGGATTGTATATGGTCTCTTTTGCCGTTATTTTAAGTGCGATTCCTTTTTTTATACCGATTAACTTAAATGCTTTTACAAACAATAATTTCGCCATGGGACTACATACATTTCAATTGAAAAACATTATTATTCCTGAAGAAAACTCAAAAACCGACACTAAATTTGCTAAACATGTTATTGATGATTTTGAGTTTTATTCACCAAGCGAAGATGCGTTTTTCTGGGTGACCGGGGATGGTGATTTGCCCTGTGTTAACAAAAAGCAGATAGAATATATGAAATATTATTTTAATTATGTGCCGCGAAAGCGAACCGATAATTTGAAAGATGGTTTCAAATCTATTGTTGTTGAAAAAACTATAAAAAATTAG
- the ftsH gene encoding ATP-dependent zinc metalloprotease FtsH has protein sequence MANDKKNIKDKKPKFSPYWIYGIVLAIFLGFQLFSSGSYQDGNATTPSEFFKYLQDGDVDKVDIIKNTRVAKVYLTTEAMTKDVHKNSKPQTFIPSATKLPNYKFEFGDLQNFENRLNEITKDLPNKPVIKFDTETSNLSDFLIGILPFVLLIGVWIFIMRRMSGGAGGGAGGQIFNIGKSKAKLFDQNTEVKTSFKDVAGLEGAKEEVQEIVDFLKFPEKYTTLGGKIPKGALLVGPPGTGKTLLAKAVAGEAKVPFFSLSGSDFVEMFVGVGASRVRDLFKQAKEKSPSIIFIDEIDAIGRARGKNAMSGSNDERENTLNQLLTEMDGFGTNTNVIVLAATNRADILDKALMRAGRFDRQIFVDLPDVRERKEIFEVHLRPLKKAKDLDIDFLSKQTPGFSGADIANVCNEAALIAARNGKKEVDKQDFLDAVDRIIGGLEKKNKIITPSEKKAVAYHEAGHAVVSWMLEHASPLVKVTIVPRGRSLGAAWYLPEERLIVHPEQMLDEMCAALGGRAAEKVIFNKISTGALSDLEKVTKQARAMVTVYGLSEKVGNLTYYDSSGQSEYGFTKPYSEQTAELIDKEISAIIEEQYQRAVKLLEENKDKLTQLAEVLLEKEVIFKDNLEKIFGKRPFEKEDPIEVKKEETLEDKE, from the coding sequence ATGGCAAACGACAAAAAAAACATAAAAGATAAAAAACCTAAGTTTAGTCCGTATTGGATTTACGGCATCGTACTAGCGATTTTTTTAGGATTCCAATTATTTAGCAGTGGCAGTTATCAAGATGGAAATGCTACAACGCCTTCAGAATTTTTTAAATATCTGCAAGACGGTGATGTTGACAAGGTAGACATTATAAAGAACACCCGAGTTGCCAAGGTATATTTAACTACCGAGGCAATGACCAAAGATGTTCATAAAAACTCGAAACCCCAAACGTTTATTCCCTCGGCAACTAAATTGCCAAATTATAAATTTGAATTTGGTGATCTTCAGAATTTTGAAAACAGGTTAAATGAAATCACTAAAGATTTACCAAACAAGCCCGTTATAAAGTTTGATACGGAAACCAGCAATTTAAGCGATTTTTTAATCGGTATCCTACCATTTGTCTTATTAATAGGCGTTTGGATATTTATTATGCGCCGTATGTCTGGTGGTGCTGGTGGTGGTGCTGGCGGACAAATTTTTAATATCGGAAAATCGAAAGCAAAACTATTCGATCAAAACACCGAAGTTAAAACCAGTTTTAAAGATGTTGCAGGATTAGAAGGTGCAAAAGAAGAAGTACAGGAAATTGTAGACTTTTTAAAATTCCCGGAAAAATACACCACTCTAGGAGGTAAAATACCCAAAGGCGCCTTACTTGTTGGCCCTCCAGGAACCGGAAAAACACTTTTGGCAAAAGCCGTCGCCGGAGAAGCTAAGGTGCCATTTTTCTCATTATCTGGTTCAGATTTTGTCGAGATGTTTGTTGGTGTTGGTGCGTCGCGTGTGCGCGATTTGTTTAAACAAGCCAAAGAAAAATCACCATCAATTATATTTATTGACGAAATTGATGCCATTGGTCGTGCCAGAGGTAAAAATGCCATGTCGGGTAGTAACGACGAGCGTGAAAACACCTTAAATCAGTTGTTAACCGAAATGGATGGCTTTGGTACAAATACAAACGTGATTGTGCTTGCTGCGACCAACAGAGCCGATATTTTAGACAAAGCCTTAATGCGTGCCGGACGTTTTGATAGACAGATTTTTGTCGATTTACCAGATGTTCGCGAACGTAAAGAGATTTTTGAGGTGCACTTACGTCCGCTAAAAAAAGCCAAAGATTTAGATATCGATTTCCTATCAAAACAAACTCCTGGTTTCTCCGGGGCAGATATTGCCAATGTGTGTAACGAAGCTGCTTTAATTGCCGCTAGAAACGGTAAAAAAGAGGTTGACAAACAGGATTTCTTAGATGCTGTTGATAGAATTATTGGCGGTTTAGAAAAGAAAAATAAAATTATTACCCCTAGCGAGAAAAAAGCCGTGGCATATCACGAGGCGGGGCACGCTGTGGTGAGCTGGATGCTTGAACACGCATCTCCATTGGTTAAAGTAACTATTGTGCCTCGTGGCCGCTCATTAGGCGCCGCATGGTATTTGCCCGAAGAGCGCTTAATTGTTCATCCAGAGCAAATGCTTGACGAAATGTGTGCTGCCCTTGGTGGTCGTGCTGCCGAAAAAGTTATTTTCAATAAAATTTCTACGGGGGCATTAAGCGATTTGGAAAAAGTCACCAAACAGGCAAGAGCCATGGTAACCGTTTACGGACTAAGCGAAAAAGTTGGAAATTTAACATATTACGATTCTTCAGGGCAAAGTGAGTACGGCTTTACAAAACCTTACAGTGAGCAAACTGCAGAATTAATTGATAAAGAAATCTCTGCAATTATTGAAGAACAGTACCAAAGAGCCGTTAAATTGCTTGAAGAAAATAAAGATAAATTAACACAACTTGCAGAAGTGCTATTGGAAAAAGAAGTTATTTTTAAGGATAATTTAGAGAAAATATTCGGAAAGCGTCCTTTTGAAAAAGAAGATCCTATTGAAGTTAAAAAAGAAGAAACATTAGAAGATAAAGAGTAA